One Brevibacterium spongiae DNA segment encodes these proteins:
- a CDS encoding amidohydrolase, with translation MRLFSNAVVRTFAPADHPDSAGTTDRADRRDGGGVPTIDTPVADNPTAQGAAPDAILVDGETIVAVGTRAELLDIAAAESSTTAALASAGGVGATTVIPGLEIDEIDCNGQVILPGFVDGHIHSIIYADSLTDLDLSQTKSLAEAVTAIRERADSLPVGTWVVGSGWDLNKWDDPSYPDRTLLDAEVPDHPVAMWSLDLHTLWANAHALEIAGIDAETPDPSGGSFVRNDDGQLTGLVREDATDLVARFIPEPSREEQVERLAVTQKLFLSQGLTGIHDFDGIASTLGWNDLREADRQDMRVTLFLRGPEVPWAIETGWHTGDGDDWLQRGGLKLFSDGALGSHTSHMSSPFPETDGEAENFGIAQMTEDELFDQARIATEAGISVAIHAIGDQANHHVLEVFDRLREITAAAEERFDRPFRHRVEHAQFIQPGDVARFAELGVLASMQPRHCISDLHLLHLIDESAQLAAYAWPDLLAAGAHVVFGSDGPVEPANPFAAIYAAMTRANISGDAATSFQPHRRLSAVEAIRLHTQGPAFAAGLEDRRGYLAPGMDADFIVVDTDPCVADGLNAERPRTEELNADGLLGYDSEEALFAHAEAIRDTRVALTVVGGEIKYEA, from the coding sequence ATGCGTCTGTTCTCCAACGCCGTTGTGCGCACCTTCGCGCCCGCTGATCATCCCGACAGTGCCGGAACCACCGACCGTGCCGATCGGCGCGACGGTGGCGGTGTCCCAACCATCGACACCCCTGTCGCGGACAACCCCACAGCCCAGGGCGCCGCGCCCGATGCGATCCTCGTCGACGGGGAGACCATCGTGGCCGTCGGCACTCGGGCCGAACTGCTCGACATCGCTGCCGCGGAGTCATCGACGACGGCGGCGCTCGCCTCGGCGGGTGGGGTGGGTGCGACCACGGTCATCCCCGGCCTCGAGATCGATGAGATCGACTGCAACGGCCAAGTCATCCTCCCCGGATTCGTCGACGGACACATCCACTCGATCATATACGCCGATTCGCTGACCGACCTCGATCTGTCCCAGACGAAATCCCTCGCCGAGGCGGTCACCGCCATCCGCGAACGAGCAGATTCCCTCCCCGTGGGCACTTGGGTTGTCGGCTCCGGCTGGGACCTCAACAAATGGGACGACCCGTCCTACCCGGACCGGACGCTCCTCGACGCCGAGGTGCCCGACCATCCCGTGGCCATGTGGTCCCTCGACCTGCACACCCTGTGGGCCAATGCCCACGCCCTCGAGATCGCCGGCATCGACGCCGAGACCCCCGATCCCTCGGGTGGCAGCTTCGTCCGCAACGATGACGGGCAGCTCACCGGGCTCGTGCGAGAAGACGCCACGGACCTCGTCGCCCGCTTCATCCCCGAACCCAGCCGTGAGGAGCAGGTCGAACGCCTCGCCGTCACGCAGAAGCTGTTCCTGTCCCAGGGGCTGACCGGCATCCACGACTTCGACGGCATCGCCTCGACGCTGGGATGGAACGACCTGCGCGAAGCCGACCGGCAGGACATGCGGGTCACGCTCTTCCTGCGCGGACCCGAAGTGCCGTGGGCAATCGAAACCGGCTGGCACACCGGCGACGGAGACGACTGGCTGCAGAGAGGCGGGCTCAAACTCTTCTCCGACGGCGCGCTCGGCTCGCACACCTCGCACATGTCCTCACCGTTTCCCGAAACCGACGGTGAGGCGGAGAACTTCGGCATCGCACAGATGACCGAGGACGAACTCTTCGACCAGGCCCGCATCGCCACCGAGGCGGGGATCTCCGTGGCCATCCACGCCATCGGCGACCAAGCCAACCACCACGTGCTCGAAGTCTTCGACCGCCTGCGCGAGATCACAGCGGCCGCCGAGGAACGCTTCGACCGTCCTTTTCGTCACCGCGTCGAACATGCTCAGTTCATCCAGCCGGGCGACGTCGCCCGCTTCGCCGAACTCGGAGTGCTCGCCTCGATGCAGCCCCGGCACTGCATCTCCGATCTGCACTTACTCCACCTCATCGACGAATCCGCGCAGCTGGCCGCCTACGCCTGGCCGGACCTGCTCGCCGCGGGTGCCCACGTGGTCTTCGGCTCCGACGGGCCTGTCGAACCTGCCAATCCGTTCGCCGCGATCTACGCGGCGATGACCAGGGCGAACATCTCTGGGGACGCAGCGACAAGCTTCCAACCGCACCGTCGGCTGAGCGCCGTCGAGGCCATCCGCCTGCACACTCAGGGGCCCGCGTTCGCCGCCGGTTTGGAGGATCGCCGCGGGTATCTGGCGCCGGGCATGGACGCCGACTTCATCGTCGTCGACACGGATCCCTGCGTCGCCGACGGACTCAACGCCGAGAGGCCGAGGACGGAAGAGCTCAACGCAGACGGCCTGCTCGGTTACGATTCCGAGGAAGCCCTCTTCGCCCACGCCGAGGCGATCCGTGACACCCGTGTCGCGCTCACCGTCGTCGGCGGAGAGATCAAATACGAAGCCTGA
- the fabG gene encoding 3-oxoacyl-ACP reductase FabG, whose protein sequence is MTDTTASNSTPADSGITVTETGGVTAIPGLLTGKVAVVTGGGQGLGLSMARSLVDSGAKVVIADMNEESLQQAVAELGGGGVAAGVVCNVSDLKAVEKLAEEATTAFGGVDIWVNNAGITRDATIRKMSEQQFDDVISVHLRGTWNGLKVATALMREQDRGGSIINVSSISGKVGNPGQSNYSAAKAGIVGMTKAVSKEVAFKNIRINAIQPGFINTAMTAAMPQHAIDSKLADIPLGRAGEPEEVASVVLFLASGLSSYLTGTVTEISGGRHI, encoded by the coding sequence ATGACAGACACCACCGCATCGAATTCCACCCCGGCCGACTCCGGCATCACCGTCACCGAGACCGGCGGAGTCACCGCCATTCCCGGGCTGCTCACCGGCAAGGTCGCCGTCGTCACCGGCGGCGGGCAGGGACTCGGACTGTCGATGGCGCGCAGCCTCGTCGATTCCGGGGCCAAGGTCGTGATCGCCGATATGAATGAGGAGAGCCTGCAGCAGGCCGTGGCCGAGCTCGGCGGCGGGGGCGTTGCCGCCGGTGTCGTGTGCAACGTCTCCGACCTCAAAGCCGTCGAGAAGCTCGCCGAAGAGGCCACGACCGCGTTCGGCGGTGTCGACATCTGGGTCAACAACGCCGGCATCACCCGCGATGCGACAATCCGGAAGATGAGCGAGCAGCAGTTCGACGACGTCATCTCCGTGCACCTGCGCGGCACGTGGAACGGGCTCAAGGTCGCCACCGCGCTCATGCGCGAACAGGACCGCGGCGGCTCGATCATCAACGTGTCCTCGATCAGCGGCAAGGTCGGCAACCCTGGACAGTCGAACTATTCTGCGGCGAAGGCCGGCATCGTCGGCATGACGAAAGCCGTGTCGAAGGAGGTCGCGTTCAAGAACATCCGCATCAACGCGATCCAGCCCGGCTTCATCAACACAGCGATGACCGCGGCCATGCCTCAGCACGCGATCGATTCGAAGCTCGCCGACATTCCGCTCGGTCGCGCCGGCGAACCCGAGGAGGTCGCCTCGGTCGTGCTCTTCCTCGCCTCCGGGCTGTCGAGCTACCTCACCGGCACCGTCACCGAGATCTCCGGCGGCCGCCACATCTGA
- a CDS encoding gamma-glutamyl-gamma-aminobutyrate hydrolase family protein, which yields MNRNVLTHDDVMRTSPADSADVEIVVVVQLNMPGQTDDSVALQRDLTVTAVDDLHRLGARVRIHDVGADSAPDEEAIARADGILVLGGGDVDSRLYGNTGPVPNEYGKDRRADDREIAVIQSAIADDATLLALCRGSQLLNVACGGSLIPDLDPFDLHKGAPGHPLFIDETVTLTPGSIVHDLYGGAELTVRNGHHQAVDRVGEGLRVAARAADGVVEATERIENSWILGVQWHPEEQGADEQDRQILFSAFLEQARARKAAALTA from the coding sequence GTGAATCGGAATGTGCTGACGCACGACGACGTCATGCGGACGAGTCCCGCTGATTCGGCGGATGTCGAGATCGTGGTGGTCGTGCAGCTGAATATGCCTGGACAGACCGACGACTCGGTCGCTCTGCAGCGGGATCTGACTGTCACGGCCGTCGACGATCTGCATCGCCTCGGCGCGAGAGTGAGAATCCACGACGTCGGAGCCGACAGCGCACCCGATGAGGAAGCCATTGCGCGAGCCGACGGCATCCTCGTGCTCGGCGGGGGCGACGTCGACTCGCGGCTTTACGGGAACACCGGCCCGGTGCCGAACGAATACGGCAAAGATCGACGAGCCGATGATCGGGAGATCGCGGTCATCCAGTCGGCGATAGCTGACGATGCGACGCTCCTCGCGCTCTGTCGAGGATCACAGCTGCTCAACGTCGCCTGCGGCGGCTCGCTCATTCCGGACCTAGACCCTTTCGACCTGCACAAGGGCGCTCCCGGGCATCCTCTGTTCATCGACGAGACCGTGACCCTGACGCCCGGTTCCATCGTCCACGACCTCTACGGAGGCGCCGAACTCACGGTGCGCAACGGCCATCACCAGGCAGTCGACCGCGTGGGGGAGGGACTGCGGGTGGCCGCACGAGCCGCTGACGGTGTCGTCGAAGCCACCGAACGGATCGAGAACTCCTGGATCCTCGGCGTGCAGTGGCACCCAGAGGAACAAGGCGCCGATGAGCAGGACCGTCAGATCCTCTTCAGCGCTTTCCTTGAGCAGGCCAGGGCACGGAAAGCAGCCGCGCTCACGGCCTGA
- a CDS encoding acyltransferase family protein: MPRSFLAQARKVDEATPDSRSREVDFLRAAAITVVVLGHWTIIAVSATGGINPHGLLDQARWAHPLTWVFQVMPIFFLVGGYSNALSWRSARRRNTGYGEWLRARLRRLGLPLIPLLLTWLATCVIALAAGAEPAAVQLASQMALVPTWFLAAYLLVVIVAPPCLILWEKWGWWSIIVGIGLAGIIDIISIAADSKLAGYPNYLLVWASFHQFGYAWLDGRLSSIKRCLLLFVIGAVGLGLLVGLGPYPVSMITAGTDAISNSAPTRVTMAFLGMAQAGIVLMLQRPLAKLLRSPGLWFLTVMVNQRIMTWFLWHLTALTALANILIALDARALLPTPLTGIWWATRPLWAIALLAITGVLVAIFGRFETPAPDDRPAPPVWKPIAASAAICAGLAIMADTGMVNDNGVTWIWPLLPLVGMLAFGVVRLPGRRTAQA, translated from the coding sequence ATGCCCCGCTCGTTCCTCGCCCAGGCCCGCAAGGTCGACGAGGCGACTCCTGACTCCCGCAGTCGCGAGGTCGACTTCCTCCGCGCCGCGGCGATCACCGTCGTCGTGCTCGGCCATTGGACGATCATTGCCGTCAGCGCCACCGGCGGCATCAACCCGCACGGACTTCTCGATCAAGCCCGATGGGCGCACCCGCTGACCTGGGTGTTCCAGGTGATGCCGATCTTCTTCCTCGTCGGCGGATACTCCAACGCCCTGTCGTGGCGCTCGGCGAGGCGCCGGAACACCGGGTATGGCGAATGGCTGCGAGCCCGACTGCGCCGACTCGGTCTGCCGCTCATCCCACTGCTGCTGACCTGGTTGGCCACCTGCGTCATCGCATTGGCCGCTGGTGCCGAGCCGGCCGCCGTGCAGCTGGCTTCCCAGATGGCACTGGTGCCGACCTGGTTCCTCGCCGCCTATCTGCTCGTCGTCATCGTCGCCCCGCCGTGTCTGATCCTGTGGGAGAAGTGGGGCTGGTGGTCGATCATCGTCGGCATCGGCCTGGCCGGAATCATCGACATCATCAGCATCGCCGCCGACAGCAAGCTCGCCGGCTACCCGAACTATCTGCTCGTCTGGGCGAGCTTCCACCAGTTCGGCTACGCCTGGCTCGACGGGCGACTCTCCAGCATCAAACGCTGCCTGCTGCTCTTCGTCATCGGCGCCGTCGGCCTCGGGCTCCTCGTCGGGCTCGGCCCGTACCCGGTGTCGATGATCACCGCCGGCACCGACGCGATCTCGAATTCGGCCCCGACCCGCGTGACCATGGCCTTCCTCGGCATGGCGCAGGCCGGAATCGTCCTCATGCTCCAGCGCCCACTGGCGAAACTCCTGCGCAGCCCGGGCTTGTGGTTCCTCACCGTCATGGTCAACCAGCGCATCATGACCTGGTTCCTCTGGCACCTGACCGCGCTGACAGCCCTGGCCAACATCCTCATCGCCCTCGACGCACGCGCCCTGCTGCCCACCCCGCTGACCGGCATCTGGTGGGCCACCCGACCGCTGTGGGCAATCGCTCTGCTGGCCATCACCGGAGTGCTCGTGGCGATCTTCGGCCGCTTCGAAACACCGGCACCCGACGATCGGCCTGCGCCGCCGGTGTGGAAGCCGATCGCCGCCTCGGCGGCCATCTGCGCGGGCCTGGCGATCATGGCCGACACCGGCATGGTCAACGACAACGGCGTCACCTGGATCTGGCCGCTGCTGCCGCTTGTCGGCATGCTCGCGTTCGGAGTCGTCCGCCTGCCCGGCAGACGAACCGCACAGGCCTGA
- a CDS encoding acyl-CoA dehydrogenase family protein produces the protein MDNTELDDILSAVREFIREKVVPLETQVEDEDAFPESIIKESAEMGLFGWALPEEYGGLGLNAEQDALLAMELGYTTPSFRSLFGTNNGIAGQVLVNYGTDEQKSEWLPRLASGDVVASFALTESEAGSDPSGLRTKAVRDGDDYIINGSKRFITNAETSDVLMVFARTDPNATGSKGISVFLVPTKSAGVTVGPHDHKMGQAGAWTSEIFFDDVRVPAANLIGGEEEKGFYAAMASLNKGRLHIAAICVGQSIRILDESVRFAAEAKQGGEPIARFQLVQAMLADIYTEVAAAKALVLSAAQRWDAETDRKLGPSSAKLFASEALARIADKGVQIQGGMGYMRESAVERFYRHARLFRIYEGTSEVQRVVVAKQLLKGAHKPQFNL, from the coding sequence CGTCCCGCTTGAGACCCAGGTCGAAGACGAGGATGCTTTCCCCGAATCGATCATCAAAGAGTCCGCCGAGATGGGCCTCTTCGGCTGGGCTCTGCCCGAGGAGTACGGCGGCCTCGGCCTCAACGCCGAACAGGACGCCCTGCTGGCCATGGAACTCGGCTATACGACACCGTCGTTCCGGTCCCTGTTCGGCACGAACAACGGCATCGCCGGGCAGGTGCTCGTCAACTACGGCACCGATGAGCAGAAGTCCGAGTGGCTGCCCCGCCTGGCCTCCGGAGACGTCGTCGCGTCCTTCGCTCTCACCGAGTCCGAGGCAGGCTCCGATCCCTCGGGTCTGCGGACGAAGGCCGTGCGCGACGGTGATGACTACATCATCAACGGCTCCAAACGGTTCATCACCAACGCCGAGACCTCCGATGTGCTCATGGTCTTCGCCCGCACCGACCCCAACGCCACCGGCTCGAAGGGCATCTCCGTCTTCCTCGTGCCCACGAAGTCCGCAGGCGTGACCGTCGGACCCCACGATCACAAGATGGGTCAGGCCGGAGCCTGGACCTCGGAGATCTTCTTCGACGACGTCCGCGTGCCCGCCGCCAACCTCATCGGTGGTGAGGAGGAGAAGGGCTTCTACGCGGCGATGGCCTCGCTCAACAAGGGCCGCCTGCACATCGCCGCCATCTGTGTCGGCCAGTCCATCCGCATCCTCGACGAATCCGTGCGCTTCGCCGCCGAGGCGAAACAGGGCGGGGAGCCGATCGCCCGGTTCCAGCTCGTCCAAGCGATGCTCGCCGACATCTACACCGAGGTGGCCGCCGCCAAGGCGCTCGTCCTCTCGGCCGCACAGCGCTGGGACGCCGAGACCGACCGCAAGCTCGGCCCCTCCTCGGCGAAGCTCTTCGCCTCCGAAGCACTCGCCCGCATCGCCGACAAGGGCGTGCAGATCCAGGGCGGAATGGGCTATATGCGCGAGTCCGCGGTCGAACGCTTCTACCGTCACGCCCGCCTGTTCCGCATCTACGAAGGCACCTCCGAGGTCCAGCGCGTCGTCGTCGCCAAGCAGCTGCTCAAGGGCGCGCACAAGCCCCAATTCAACCTCTGA
- a CDS encoding substrate-binding periplasmic protein, with the protein MNTGPSESVGANSGILRLACIDSAAAPLFDKSTDGGVTRTGYEPEAAALVADSLGLRLEWHVVAWDDMIPSVQRGDADGVWCGQGIIPSRVAQLDFTRPYAVFNESVLVRAGDPARSPEDLRGYKVAAIEGSANMALAETFPGAELVPFGPTDDVFGDMIQAVRDRTVDAMVDDDVVTVPLGDEPEFDLAFTAQTRNPWGVGVSKGRPELLERLDEGIRKVIEDGSLERVWSAWMPHLPFPAETLEAGQVTTSSADDVERTPA; encoded by the coding sequence ATGAATACTGGCCCGTCGGAATCCGTTGGGGCGAACAGCGGAATTCTCCGCTTGGCGTGCATCGATTCGGCTGCCGCACCGCTGTTCGACAAATCGACCGACGGCGGAGTGACTCGCACTGGCTACGAGCCCGAAGCAGCGGCACTGGTCGCTGATTCTCTCGGGCTCAGGCTCGAGTGGCACGTGGTCGCGTGGGACGACATGATTCCGTCGGTCCAGCGTGGTGACGCCGATGGTGTGTGGTGCGGGCAGGGGATCATCCCGTCCCGTGTGGCACAGCTCGACTTCACTCGCCCATACGCCGTGTTCAACGAATCCGTGTTGGTGCGGGCAGGTGATCCGGCCCGCAGTCCGGAGGACCTGCGAGGCTACAAGGTGGCGGCCATCGAGGGAAGTGCGAACATGGCCCTGGCTGAGACATTCCCCGGAGCCGAACTCGTTCCGTTCGGGCCCACCGATGATGTCTTCGGCGACATGATCCAAGCTGTCAGGGACCGCACCGTCGACGCAATGGTCGACGACGATGTGGTCACCGTTCCCCTCGGCGACGAGCCGGAATTCGACCTGGCCTTCACAGCTCAGACCCGCAACCCCTGGGGCGTCGGCGTCTCCAAGGGCCGACCGGAGCTGCTCGAACGACTCGACGAAGGGATCCGAAAGGTCATCGAGGACGGTTCGCTCGAACGTGTGTGGTCGGCATGGATGCCTCACCTTCCATTCCCCGCCGAGACTCTCGAAGCCGGACAGGTGACGACGTCTTCTGCCGATGATGTTGAAAGAACTCCGGCATGA
- a CDS encoding gamma-glutamyl-gamma-aminobutyrate hydrolase family protein: protein MNERPLIGVPAMSSAQVKGLRYSGSVVADAVLRAIAVSGGEPVVIPPSLDGGLLAHVDGIVLPGGSDIDPRRYGQIPDETYAGTDFEGQDNADARAITAAEEQGIPTLLICRGLQLWNVERGGSLYQHWPESEVEHVGTVHSVEVAANSRLSEALGLSGTAYTSSYHHQAIDRLGEGLQVTARAADGCIEAVEDPNHAIVAVQWHPEDRAETEAVDSALFAWVVAQATERMRGRLGAVV, encoded by the coding sequence ATGAACGAGAGGCCGTTGATCGGTGTTCCCGCAATGTCCTCGGCACAGGTGAAGGGTCTTCGCTATTCCGGCAGCGTCGTGGCCGATGCCGTGCTCCGTGCCATCGCGGTGTCTGGAGGAGAGCCGGTCGTCATCCCTCCGTCTCTGGACGGCGGACTGCTGGCACATGTCGACGGGATCGTGCTTCCCGGCGGCTCGGATATCGATCCGAGACGCTACGGGCAAATACCCGATGAGACGTATGCCGGCACCGATTTCGAGGGCCAGGACAACGCTGATGCGCGAGCCATCACGGCGGCTGAAGAGCAGGGCATTCCCACCTTGCTCATCTGCCGGGGACTGCAGCTGTGGAATGTCGAGCGCGGCGGCAGCCTGTACCAGCATTGGCCCGAATCCGAGGTCGAGCACGTCGGAACCGTCCATTCGGTTGAGGTAGCAGCGAACTCGCGACTGTCGGAGGCGCTTGGTCTCTCCGGTACGGCATACACCTCCAGTTACCACCACCAGGCCATCGACCGCCTCGGCGAGGGTCTGCAGGTTACTGCCCGCGCCGCCGACGGGTGCATCGAAGCCGTCGAAGACCCGAACCATGCGATCGTCGCGGTGCAATGGCATCCAGAGGATCGTGCGGAAACCGAAGCCGTCGACAGCGCTCTCTTCGCCTGGGTGGTCGCTCAGGCGACAGAACGCATGCGCGGCCGCCTCGGCGCCGTTGTGTGA